The Pseudomonas sp. FP198 genomic interval GACTGATGGCCAGCGCCGACGCGCTGCTGCACGCAGGCGACCAGGAAACCTTCGGCCTGGTCATCCTCGAAGCGATGGCCAGCGGCATCCCGGTGGTAGCGGTCGCGGCAGGCGCCTTCAATGAAATCGTCCATGAGGACTGTGGCCTGCTGTGCGCGCCCGACAATCCACAGGCGATGGCCAATGCCGTTCGGCAACTGTTCGCCGAAGGCTGTCAGCAACGCGGCGCAAAGGCACGCCGGCATGTAGAACGTCATTACGCCTGGGATTCGGTGGTCAACAGTTTGTTGGGCCACTATTACAGCGTGCTCGGCGCAGAAATGCCGCTGCTGGCCAATGGTTGAGTCGAGGCCCATGTCGATGACCGCTCAATCCAGCCTGCTGCTGGTGCTGCACGATGTCGCACCGCAAACCTGGCCCGACTACCAGCCCTTCGTCGAAGCCGTCGACGCCCTCGGCCAGGTGCCGATGACCTGGCTGGTGGTGCCGGACTTCCACCATGCCAACGCGCTCGACGAGCATCCCGGCTTCCGGCGCATGCTCGACAGCCGGGTCGAACGCGGCGATGAACTGGTGCTGCACGGTTATTACCACTGTGATGACGGTCCGCCGGCGCGCCATCCCAAGGACTGGTTCATGCGCCGGGTCTACACCCATGAAGGGGAGTTTTACGGTCTGTCCGAGGAAGCGGCCCTCGCCCGCCTTCGCGCCGGCATCGAAATCTTTCAGCGCTACCAGTGGCCGCTGGAAGGCTTCGTCGCGCCGGCCTGGCTGATGAGCGAAGGCACACGCCAGGCCTTGCGCCAGTTGCCGTTGAGTTATACCAGCGACACCCAGCACCTCTACCGCTTGCCGGAGTTCACCCCGATCGATGCCCCGGGACTGGTCTGGAGCGCCCGCAGCGCCTGGCGTCGAGGCCTGTCGAAAGTCATCAGCGATCGGCGTGAACAGCGCTGGCGCCAGGCACCGGTCATTCGCCTGGGCCTGCACCCGGTAGACATGCGCCACGGATTTTCCCGCGACTACTGGCTGCGAACCCTGGAGCGCCTGCTTGAAGACGGGCGCGTACCGATGACCAAGATCGACTGGCTGGCGTCACTGCGCCAGCCAGTCAGCAGTGCCGCATGAAACGGCTGGTCTGGTTAGGCGCCGCCCTGTTGATTGCGGTATTGGTCCCGATGCTCGTGGGCGGCGGGGAAATGTGGTCGCGGCTGCAGCGCTTTCCGCTGTCTTTGCTACTGGTCATGCTCGGCATGATCGTACTCTGCTGGGGCCTCAACTCGGTGCGCCTGCGCTTGCTGCTCGGTGAACACCGTGGGCGCATAGGCGGGTTGAAAAGCATTGGCGTGGTGATGTCCACCGAGTTCGCGATGTGCGCGACGCCCGGCGGCAGTGGCGGGCCGCTGACGCTGATGGCGCTGCTCGCGCGCAACGGCGTGCGCCCCGCCCATGGCAGCGCGGTGTTCGCCATGGATCAGCTGAGCGACCTGCTGTTTTTTCTTTGCGCCTTGTTGGGCATCCTCTTTTACGCGCTCTTCCAGAATCTCAGCCAGCGCATGGAATGGATGCTGGCGCTGAGCGCGGTTTCACTGTTCGGCGGGCTCTTCTGCTGCGCGCTGGTGGCCCGCTACCATCGTCGGCTGATTCTCCTGGGCGCGCGGCTGTTGCGGCATTTGCGCGTGAAGCCGGTGACCCGTCGACGCTGGGGACGCAAGATCCTGAATTTCCTCGCGGCATTTACCGACACTCTGAAATTGCCACGCCAGACGCTGTTCCAGGTGTTCGTCCTGACCTGCCTGCATTGGGGCCTGCGCTACAGCGTGCTGTACCTGGCCTTGAAAGGACTCGGCGCGGATCTGCAATGGGCCTGGAGTTTCCTGATCCAGATGCTCTCCCTCAGCGCCGGGCAGTTCAGCCTGTTGCCGGGCGGCGCCGGAGCGGCGGAGTTGACCTCGGCGGCGTTGCTGGCACCGATGGTGGGCAAATCCACCGCGGCGGCAGCGATCCTGATCTGGCGGGCGGTGACGTATTACTTCTATCTGCTGGCCGGAGGACCGGTGTTCTTCATGATGGTCGGGCGACCTTTGATCAAGAAGCTGATGAAGCTGCGGCAGGCCTGACAGGTCAGCCCTTGGACTCGGGGTCGTCCTGAGGCTGCTTGTGCATTTCTTCCCACAGCTGGGCGGCGTCGGGAAATTCGCTGCCGTCTTCCGGGCCCAGCGCTTCGGGATCGTAGCGACTCAGGCAACCCTCGCCCACGGTTGCCGGCGCTCTGGCGGTGGCTTTGTCCAAGGGATCGGTCATGGTTTGAGTGCTCCTCAAGATTCGTGGCGAGGGAGCTTGCTCCCGCTCGGCTGCGCAGCAGTCGTCAAGCTTGGAGCCGCTTCGCGCCTCAGCGGGAGCAAGCTCCCTCGCCACAGGAAATCAGAAGACTACAAATCAGAAGACCACGGTCTTGTTGCCGTGCACCAGTACGCGGTCTTCCAAGTGATAGCGCAAGCCGCGCGCCAGGACCATTTTTTCCACGTCGCGGCCGAAGCGCACCATGTCTTCAATGCTGTCGCTGTGGCTGACACGGACCACGTCCTGCTCGATGATCGGGCCGGCGTCCAGCTCTTCGGTCACGTAGTGGCACGTGGCGCCGATCAGCTTCACACCGCGCATCGAGGCCTGGTGGTAAGGCTTGGCACCGACGAACGACGGCAGGAAACTGTGATGGATGTTGATGACTTTATGCGCGTATTCGCTGCACAGCGACGGCGGCAGGATCTGCATGTAGCGGGCCAGTACCACCACCTCGGCATCGTGCTGCTTGACCAGCCGCGAGACCTCGGCGAACGCCGGGTGCTTGTCCTGCGGGTTGACCGGTACGTGGTAATACGGGATGCCGTGCCATTCCACCATGCTGCGTAAGTCGTCATGGTTGGAAATGACACAGGCGATGTCGCAATCGAGCTCATCGCTGTGCCAGCGGTGCAACAGATCAGCCAGGCAGTGGGACTCACGACTGGCCATCAGCACTACGCGCTTTTTCTGCGCGGTATCGGTGATACGCCAGTCCATCGAAAACTCTTCGGCAATCGGGGCGAATGCCTCGCGGAAGGCTTCGATGCCGAAGGGCAGCGAGTCGGCGCGTATCTCGTGACGCATGAAAAACCAGCCACTCTGATTGTCCGAATGGTGGCTTGCTTCAGTGATCCAGCCGTTATGGGACGCCAGAAAGTTACTGACTTTAGCAACGATACCGACGCGGTCCGGGCAAGCGATCACTAGCCGAAAAGTGCGCATTAGGGGAACTCCAGAACTTCGCAAAGGCGGCCATTCTAGCCATTGCGCAGCAAAACTGCAGTATCCATCACACATCGCGCCCAGCAGTGGCTGACCGGGACTGCCCAATGCCTGCGTGGCAAGCTATATCTGTGAACAGATGTGAAGACTGCATCACATTATTTATTTCGCCGCGCTCACTCTGAGCCAGCGCACTATTAATTAAATAAACACGGCTTAAATGTTTACTTGATGAAACTGTCTGATTACTATTAGCCCACTGTCTCCTTGTCACCAGCGTCCTACATAAGGTAGTCCCCATGTCCCTGATCACCGAATACAACGCTACAAAACAAGCCATTGAAGAACTGCAACAACGTTTGGCCGACCTGTCCAAAGACGACAAACTGCAAAAAGAACTGGAATTCGAAGGCAAACTGCGCACGCTGATGGGTGAATACTCCAAATCCCTGCGCGATATCATTGCCTTGTTGGATCCAGAATCCAAGTCGAGCAAAGCCCCGCGTGGCGCTGTGAAAACTACCGGCACCAAGCGCGCTCGCAAAGTTAAGCAATACAAGAACCCGCATAACGGTGAAGTCATCGAAACCAAAGGTGGCAACCACAAGACTCTGAAAGAGTGGAAAGCCAAGTGGGGCGGCGACGTGGTTGAAGGCTGGGCGACCCTGCTGGGCTAAGCTCCGGCGGTTCGAAGCGTTCTCGACGCAGAAAAAACGCCAGCGATTGCTGGCGTTTTTTTTGCCTGTCCACTTCTGATTTATTTCCTTACATGGCAGCGCGGCGACTCAAAGGCTTAAACGTTTGCGCAATTGCTGGCTATAGCCCTGCCATTGAGTCAGCACCTCTTGCTGCATTGGGCTGGAAAGCGCCAGCCACTGCGTCATCGCCTCATCAAAACTTTCCAGGGTATTAGGCGCACCCCACTCCGGTGATTTCAGTCGCTGCTGGCAAAATAGTTTCCAGCGTGCCTGCTCTTCGCTGCTCAAGGTGTCGGGGAAGTTACGGGCCCGGTATCGGAATAATAATTCCGGCAGGCGCTCATCATCGAAATGCCAACGTTCCCCCGCCAACTGGTCGGGATCCGCCTGGCGCACTTGTTCGCACAAACGCCGATCACGATCACCCATGAATCCGGCGTACAACTGTTGTTCGGGGTCCTCGCTCGCAGTGAAATCCTCGCGACCATAAATCGCCTGGAGTTTATCCTGCCAGACTTGCTGTGCGTCACTTAGCCGCAGCGCCCGCCGCCGATAACCCTCCATGTCCAGTTGCAGGCGTTGCTGGTCCTCGTCGCGCAGGACTGACAGCGGCGCGACCACCGGGCACTTGTTGATATGAATAAGCTTGAGGGGTACGGGCAATTCTCCTTCCAGCAACTCTTCACGGCGGGTATACAAGCGTTGGCGCAGGATTTCGGCGTCATGGTCCAGCAGCCCTTGAGGATCCAGATGCAGGTCGCAGACGATCAGGGCGTTGCGGTTCTTCGGATGCCAGGCCAGCGGCAGGACCACGCCGATGTAGTTTCGCGCCGCCGAGAAGCGCCCGGAGATGTGCACCATGGGCTGTAGCAGGCGGACCTGGTCCATCACTTTCTGTTTAGTGCGCAACTGGAACAGCCAGTCGTAAAGCCGGGGCTGTTTCTGACGGATCAACCGGGCCAGGGCAATCGTCGCACGCACATCCGACAGCGCATCATGGGCCTGGCCATGGTCGATGCCATTGGCGGCGGTCAGGCGTTCGAGCTTGAGGGTGACGCGCCCCTCCTCCTGCGGCCAGACAATCCCATCGGGGCGCAACGCATAGGCGGCCCGCACCAGGTCAATCAGGTCCCAGCGACTGTTGCCGCCCTGCCATTCCCGTGCGTACGGGTCGAAGAAATTCCGGTAAAGGCTGTAGCGGGTCATCTCGTCATCGAAGCGCAGCGTGTTGTAGCCAGCGCCACAGGTCCCGGGCGCGGCCAGTTGTGCGTGGACGCGGGTCATGAAATCGGCCTCGCTCAAGCCTTTTTCCGCCAGGCATGCCGGTGTGATCCCGGTGATCGCGCATGCGGCCGGATGGGGCAGGATGTCATCGCTGGGCCGGCAGTACAGGTTCACCGGTTCATCGATTTCATTGAGTTCGAAATCGGTACGTATCCCGGCCACCTGCAAGGGGCGGTCACAACGCGGATTGATGCCGGTGGTTTCGTAGTCGTACCAGAAAATGGAGGTCACGGGTGGTTCCTGTGCTGAGGACTGGCGAAGTCTAGGCGCTGCAACCGGCCGGCGGCCAGCGCTGCTGTAACTTTTGCATACCAGGGAGGCGCAAGCCTGCGCCCTCCCGCAAGATCCCTGTTGTTTACATGAAGCGTGAAATGACCCACAGAGTTGTATCGTGCGCCTGCGCGAAGACTGCTAGCATCTGGGCCGAGATCGAACGTTCGAACCGCCCCCTCACAGGTTGCCCATGCTCGAGACACCAGCATTGCAAAGGAACGCGCCGCTGCCCGCGCCACTGGACACGCGTTACCAGGTCGAGACGCCCGAGGGCATCGACCTGCCGCTGCGCCCGGCGGGGTTGATGCCTCGCGCACTGGCCTTTGCCATCGACCTCGGCATACGGGGGCTGGCCCTGGGCCTGCTGTTCCTGATCCTGGCGTTTTTTGGCGAACTGGGCGTCGGCCTGGGCTCGATCCTGCTGTTTGTCATCAGCTGGTGGTACATGGTGCTGTTCGAGGTGCTGAACCAGGGGCGTTCCCCCGGCAAGCAGATCATGGGTTTGCGCGTGGTGCAGGATGACGGCCGGCCTGTCGACTGGTCGGCCTCGCTGATCCGCAACCTGCTGCGCTTCGTCGACATGCTGCCCTTCGGCTATGCGTTCGGGGCGATTACCTGCCTGCAGCATCCAGCGTTCAAGCGCCTGGGCGACCTGGCGGCCGGGACCCTGGTGGTTTATCGCGAACAAGCGATCAAACGCCCCGTACTGCCATCGGCCCGGCCGATACGAGCGCCGTTTGTCCTCGGCCTCAGCGAGCAACGTGCCGTGCTGGGCTTCGCCGAGCGCCAGGCAGAACTGTCCGGCGCCAGGGTCACCGAACTGGCGACGATCCTGGCCACGCCGCTGAAGGTGCACCCTTCCGGCGCCGTGGCCGAACTCAATGGCATCGCCCGCGGCCTGCTGGGGCCGACATGAAACAAAGCCTTTTCGAAAAACGTCATCAAGAGGAATGGGACCATCTGTCCCAACAGCTCGACCAATTGGAGCGCAGCCGCAACGTCGCGCAAAGCAGCGACTTCCCCAATGCCTATCGACGCCTCTGCCACCACCTGACGCTGGCCCAGGCCAGGGGCTACAGCAGCCTTTTAATAGACGCGTTGCAGCAACTGGCCCTGCGTGGTCACCAGCAACTCTACCGGGATCGCGGCCGGCTCTCGGCCAACCTGTCGACCTTCATCCTGGCCGGTTTCCCCCGACTGGTTCGTGAGCAATGGCGATTCGTGCTGGCGGCGGCCTTGATGTTCCTTGGTAGCCTGGTCGGCATCGGGCTGCTGGTCTACCTGTTCCCCGAACTGGTCTACAGCGTGCTGAGCGTCGAAGAAGCCAGCCAGATACGCGGCATGTACGACCCTTCCGCCGGCCACCTGGGGCGCTCGATCGAGCGGGCCGCCAGCGAAGACTGGGTCATGTTCGGCTACTACATCATGCACAACATCGGTATTGCCTTTCAGACGTTCGCCAGCGGCTTGCTGTTTGGCCTGGGCAGCGCGTTCTTCCTGTTTTTCAACGGCCTGACCATTGGCGCGGTGGCCGGGCACCTGACCCAGATCGGTTCGGGATCAACGTTCTGGTCATTCGTGATCGGCCACGGCGCCTTCGAACTCACCGCCATCGTCCTGGCCGGCGCGGCGGGCCTGTTGCTCGGTTGGGCACTGATCGCACCGGGGCGCCTGACCCGGGGCGAAGCGTTACGGCTCGCCGCCGGCAAGAGCGTGCTGATTATCGGCGGCGTGGTGCTATTGCTGCTCATCGCCGCGTTCGTAGAGGCCTACTGGTCCTCCAGCGCGGTGACACCCACCACCAAATACATCGTCGGCGCCTTGTTGTGGCTGCTGGTGCTCGGGTATCTGCTGTTTGCCGGACGAGGCCACCATGCGCCTGAGTGACGCCAGCGTTGTCATCCGCCCCCGCACCACCTGGGAAGCCATGGACCTCGGCGTGCTGATGAGCCAGCAGCATCGACGGCTGCTGATGACCAGTTGGGCCATCGTCACGCTGCCGGTGTATGCGCTGCTGACCCTGTTGCTGTGGGACTCGCCGTCGCTGGTAGTCATCATGTTCTGGTGGCTGAAACCGGCCTTCGACCGCCTGCCCCTGTTCATTTTGTCCAAGGCCCTGTTTGGCGAGCCGCCTACGCTGAAACAGGCGTTGCGCCAATGGCCCGCGCTGCTCAAGCCGCAATTGCTGGCCAGCCTGACCTGGCGACGGCTGAGCCTGAACCGCAGCTTCCTGATGCCGGTGGTGCAACTCGAAGGCCTGGCCGGCGAGGCGCGCGAGCAACGCTTGCGCGTCCTGCTGCAGCGCAACGGCGGCGCGGCGCAGTGGCTGACCATCATCGGCGTGCATCTGGAAACCGCGCTGTGGTTCGGCCTGATGGCGCTTTTCTATCTGTTCATACCGCAACAGGTCGAGCTGGAATGGGACTGGCAGACCCTGATCGCCGTGGCCGAGCACGACTGGCTGTGGCTCGAACACCTGGTCAACTTCCTGTATCCACTGCTGCTGATCTTCTGGGAACCGGTATACGTCGCCTGTGGCTTCAGCCTCTATCTGAACCGCCGCACGATTCTCGAGGCCTGGGACATCGAACTGGTATTCCGGCGCTTGCGCCAGCGCCTCGCCGGCATGGCCCCGGCGCTGTTGCTGCTGGCAATGACGCTGCTGCCGTTGGCGCCACCTGCCTGGGCTGCCGAGGATAACAACGACCCCGACAGCCCGCGCTTGCTCAACCAGCCGCTGACCAGCGAGGCCTCTCGGGAGAGCATTGAAGCGATTCTCGAAGCGCCGCCATTCAAGAATCCGGAAACGATCACCCGCTATCGTTTCGGCGAAGAAGCCGAAAAACCAGCCGAAGCAGCCGAGCCAGCTGAAACCGATGGAGCACCGGGCTGGCTCAAGTCGCTGTTCGAATGGCTGTCAAAAAAACGCTTCGAGGGCGTTGCCGCGCTGATCCAGGTGCTGCTCTGGGCGGCATTGTTGACGGCCATCGCCTGGCTGGCCTGGCATTACCGCCATAGTCTCAAGACCCTGGCGAACCGTAGGCCAGCACAGCGCATGCATTCGAAACCCCCTGCGCCGGTGCAGATGTTCGGCCTGGATATTCGCGAAGAGAGCCTTCCGGAGGATGTGGCGAGCCGCGCCGAGCAGTTATGGTCCACCGCGCCTCGCGAGGCGTTGGGTTTGCTGTATCGAGCCTTGCTCAGCCGGTTGCACCATGAATTCGCCATCCCCCTGAAACCCGCGGACACGGAAGGCCAGGTGTTGCAACGCGTCGAACGGCTCCAGCAGCCGGACCTGCTGGCCTTCAGCAAAAACCTGACCCAGCACTGGCAAAACATCGCCTACGGGCACCGTCCACCAGCGCCCGATCTGCAACGGGAACTGTGCGATGGCTGGCGCGGCCTGTTCGGTCCGGGAGTTTCCCGATGAGCCGCCGCGCCGGGTGGCTGGTCGCGGCGCTGGTTGCGGCGTTGATCTGTGCAGTGGGCCTCTACTTGTCCACGAAAGCCGTGCCCTACCAGGAAACCATTGATCACGGCCCATCCCCCGAAGCCCAGGCCAATCCCTACCTGGCGGCGGAACATTACCTGCGTCGGCATGGGGTAGACGTCGAACACGCCAACAGCCTGGACGTCCTGCCCGGCCTCGAACCCCACCAGCGCAGCCTGTTGTTGCTGGGCGAGCGGAGCGACATGACGCCACGGGAGGCCGACCAGTTGATGAACTGGACCCGGGCCGGCGGACGGCTGCTGTTCGTCGCCGAGGCCTTGTGGGATGACAGCACCAGCAGCAGCGGCGATCTGTTGCTGGACCGCGTGGGTCTGCGCCAACTCCTCAGCAAGGACCTCGAGGAATCCGACGCCGAACTCATCACGGATCGCTACCCCGAACTGACCAAGCTTTATCTGGAAGATGAAGAAGCGCCGGCCTATGTCGGCTTCGACACCGACTTCCATCTCGAAGACCCGCAGAACCTCGCCCAGGCCTGGGCCAACAGCGCACAGGCAACCCACATGATGCAACTGAACCACGGTCTGGGCACCATCACTGTGCTGACTGACGCCGAGCTGTGGAAGAACGACCAGATCGACCAATACGACAACGCCTGGCTGCTCTGGTACCTGAATGCCGACACAAATGTCACGCTGCTGTTCGACATCGAGCACGACAACCTGCTGACCCTGCTGCTGCGCTATTTCCCCCAGGCCCTGGTGGCGCTGCTGGTCCTGATCGGGCTGTGGTTCTGGCGCTCGGCGGTGCGGCATGGCCCGTTGCAACAACCCGCGCCCAAGGCGCGACGGCAGTTGCTGGAACACCTGCAGGCCAGCGCCGCGTTCCAGCTGCGCCACCACGGTCGGCAACACCTGTTGCAGGGGTTACAGCATGACGTGTTGCGCCGGGCGCGCCAGCTTCATCCTGGTTTCGAACGGCTGGTCGTCGCCGAACAATGGCAAGTGCTTGCACGCCTGACCCGCCAACCCACGCGAACCATCAGCCAGGCCCTCAGCCCCCGGCCGGCGCAGCGCATGTCCAGCACTGAGTTCTGCCGCCAGGTTGCCCTTTTGCAAACTCTCAGGAATGCCTTATAGATTCCGAAAAAAAAACCGCAAAAAAGCTCTATATAACCTATCGTACCTTGTCACCAAACATAGCAACTGCGGGCATTATCGCCATTTTACTTTCCGCAGGAATTTCCGCAGAGATTGCCAAACAAACAGCCGTTTCCGTTCGCTGGAAGCAAAACGATGATTACCTCGAAAACGTACCTGGATCCAGTACTGCCGGAAAATCTTCCCGCCTCGATCATTCAGGCCGCGGATCAGTTGCCGCGTAAAGCAGAGTTTCTTGCCGGGCGGCTCGCCGATGAGACATCGAAGCAACTGGCGAGCCTGCTGCGCATCACCAATACCTACTATTCGAATCTGATCGAGGGGCATCGAACCGAGATCGCTGATCTGCAGGTCGCTCGCACCACGCCGAAACGCCAGCGAAAGGAGCTCAAAGAGCTTGCCGTGCAACACATGACACAGCAGGAGGTGATGGAGCGACTGCTTCGCATGCGCCCGGCGGACAGTTTTTCTGCCTTGTTCGATCCCCGGTTGATCGCGACCATTCACCGTCGACTGTTCAAGGACGCTTCAACGCAGGAGCTGATCCTGAGCGACGGTCGGATGATGGAACCAGGAAAGCTGCGGGCCGAATCGAATGAACGGGTCCAGGTCGGCGCACATGTCGCCCCAGCTGCTACTGCGGTATTGCCCATGCTTGAGCATCTGCAACTGCACTACGGACGTATAAACGACCCCCGACGCCAATTGATCGCCGCCCTGGCGGGTCATCACCGTGTGGCGCTTGTCCACCCCTTCCTTGATGGCAATGGTCGAGTGATCCGGATGCTCACCCATCTGCAGCTTGTCCATCTCGGGCTAAAACCGTTTCTCTGGTCATTGTCGCGTGGCTTGGCCCGAAGGCAGGATGAATACTATCGTTTCCTGGCTTTGGCTGATCGACCTCGAGAAGGCGACTGTGACGGGCGAGGTCAACTCTCACAGCGCCACTACTTCAACTTCATCGAGTTCATGCTCGATGTCTGTCGCGACCAGATTGAATATATGACAACCTCACTCAACCCAGCCAGGCTACGCGAGCAGGTCTTTCATGTGCTATCGACGGATGCTGGCCTTCGCCGTGCGGGGATCCGACCCGCCAGTGCCGGTGCTGTGTTGGCGCTTCTCACCCAAGGCGCGATGCCGCGTGCGGAATTCAAGATATTTACAGGATTGAAGGATCGGCTCGCAACGGAAGAACTGGGCCGCTTGATCGAAGCGGGAATAGTGGTCAGTAGTACGCCCAGGTCCCGCACGGTGGAAGCGGGTTTGCCCGCACGTTTTGCCGGATTGATCTTTCCGAACCTGCATATCCAGATGGGCTGAGTCACGCCGACGACTCGGCTGTCAGGTGTGAGGGATAGTTGCCGTGGTATGCAAGCGTGACTGTTTTCACCTGCGCAAGTTATCCAGCGCTAATCAAACTCAACAGTTAAGAGAACGCCAGAATTGACGACTGAACAGAACGAACCTGTCGACGGCCAGGCCCATGCCGCCCAACAGCGCCAACGCGCCAGCCAGTTGGCCCAGGCGATCCGTACCGAACTGCACAAGGCGGTGGTCGGCCAGGCTGCGGTGGTCGACGATGTGCTCACGGCGTTGATCGCGGGTGGGCATGTACTGCTCGAAGGCGTTCCGGGGCTGGGCAAGACGTTGCTGGTGCGCGCGCTCGCGCGCTGTTTCAGTGGCGAGTTCGCGCGCATCCAGTTCACGCCCGACCTGATGCCCAGCGACGTCACCGGCCACGCGGTGTACGACTTGCAGACCGAGCAGTTCAAGTTGCGCAAGGGCCCGGTTTTCACCAACCTTCTGCTGGCCGACGAGATCAACCGCGCGCCGGCAAAAACCCAGGCGGCGCTGCTCGAGGCCATGCAGGAACGCCAGGTCACCCTGGAAGGCCGCGCCCTGCCGATCGCCCAACCGTTCATGGTGCTGGCGACCCAGAACCCCATCGAACAGGAAGGCACTTACCCGCTGCCGGAAGCCGAGCTCGACCGCTTCATGCTCAAGGTCCGCATGGACTATCCCGATGCCGACCAGGAACTGGACATGGTCCGCCAGGTCAGCCGCTCGACCCGGGCCGACATGCTTGACGTGCAACCGTTGCGCACGGTGCTGCAAGCCAAGGATGTGCAGGCCTTGCAGCGCATCGCCAGTGACCTGCCGATGGACGATCAGGTCCTCGACTACGCCGTCCGCCTGGCCCGCGCCACTCGCAGCTGGCCGGGGCTGACGCTGGGCGCCGGGCCGCGCGCCTCGATCGCGCTGGTACGCTGCGCAAGGGCCCGGGCGCTGCTGCGCGGTGGCGAATTCGTGGTCCCGGACGACATCAAGGGCTGCGCCCTGGCCGTGCTGCGCCATCGCGTAAGGCTGGCGCCGGAGCTGGACATCGAGGGGCTCTCGGTGGACCAGGTGCTGGGGCAGTTGCTCGATCAAGTCTCGGCGCCGCGGTTGTGAAAAATCGCGCGGTAAGGATGCGCCCATGAAACCCTCGCGCCTGTTGCTCATCTGGCTCGCGATCCTGCTGGCCGTCGGCATTGTGCTGGGTACGTTGCGAGCGCTGGGCATCGCGGTGCCGCCGACACTCCTGTCGATCAACTGGGGGATGCTGCTAGCCTTGCTGGCCTTGGCGCTGCTCGATGCCGCGCGGCTGCGGCGCCTGCCCTCGCCCCGCGTACAGCGACACATGCCGGGCAGCCTGGCACTGGGCCGATGGGGCGAAGTGCGCCTGCAGATCAGCCATGATTTTGCCCAGCCAATGCCGCTCCAGGTGTTCGATCACGTACCCGATGGCCTCGACTTCGACGACCTGCCCTTGTCGGTCGAGCTTCAACCCGGCCAACGCAGCCAGCTCGGCTACCGCTTGCGCCCGCTCAAGCGCGGTCATTTCATTTTCAGCCACTGCGAGATCAGCCTGCCCAGCCCGCTGGGATTGTGGTTCGGCAAACGCCTGCTGGAGGCGCTCGACAATACTCGCGTCTACCCGGATTTCGCCAGGCTCTATGGCGGCCAGCTATTGGCCGTCGACAACTGGCTGAGCCAGCTCGGCATACGCCAGCGGCAGCGCCGTGGCCAGGGCCAGGAATTCCATCAGTTGCGCGAGTTTCGCGAGGGCGACAGCCTGCGCCAGATCGACTGGAAGGCCACTGCCCGCCACCGTACGCCGATCGCCCGTGAGTACGAAGACGAACGCGACCAACAGATTATCTTCATGCTCGACTGCGGCCGGCGCATGCGCAGCCAGGACGACGAGCTGGCGCACTTCGATCACGCTCTCAATGCCTGCCTGTTGCTCAGCTATACCGCGTTGCGCCAGGGCGACGCCGTCGGCCTGTACACCTTCGCCAGTGAGCGACCGCGCTACCTCGCGCCGGTCAAAGGCAGCGGCCAGCTCAACGTCTTGCTCAACGCCGTCTATGACCTGGACAGCAGCCAGCATCCCGCCGATTACCAGGTCGCGGTCAATCAACTGCTGGCCCGGCAAAAACGCCGGGCACTGGTGGTGTTGGTAACCAACCTGCGGGATGAGGACGACGCGGAACTGCTGGCTGCCGTCAAGCGCCTGGGCCAGCAGCACCGGGTGCTAGTGGCCAGCCTGCGCGAAGAGGCACTCGACCGGTTGCGCCAGGCGCCG includes:
- the sbcB gene encoding exodeoxyribonuclease I, encoding MTSIFWYDYETTGINPRCDRPLQVAGIRTDFELNEIDEPVNLYCRPSDDILPHPAACAITGITPACLAEKGLSEADFMTRVHAQLAAPGTCGAGYNTLRFDDEMTRYSLYRNFFDPYAREWQGGNSRWDLIDLVRAAYALRPDGIVWPQEEGRVTLKLERLTAANGIDHGQAHDALSDVRATIALARLIRQKQPRLYDWLFQLRTKQKVMDQVRLLQPMVHISGRFSAARNYIGVVLPLAWHPKNRNALIVCDLHLDPQGLLDHDAEILRQRLYTRREELLEGELPVPLKLIHINKCPVVAPLSVLRDEDQQRLQLDMEGYRRRALRLSDAQQVWQDKLQAIYGREDFTASEDPEQQLYAGFMGDRDRRLCEQVRQADPDQLAGERWHFDDERLPELLFRYRARNFPDTLSSEEQARWKLFCQQRLKSPEWGAPNTLESFDEAMTQWLALSSPMQQEVLTQWQGYSQQLRKRLSL
- a CDS encoding lysylphosphatidylglycerol synthase transmembrane domain-containing protein, whose amino-acid sequence is MKRLVWLGAALLIAVLVPMLVGGGEMWSRLQRFPLSLLLVMLGMIVLCWGLNSVRLRLLLGEHRGRIGGLKSIGVVMSTEFAMCATPGGSGGPLTLMALLARNGVRPAHGSAVFAMDQLSDLLFFLCALLGILFYALFQNLSQRMEWMLALSAVSLFGGLFCCALVARYHRRLILLGARLLRHLRVKPVTRRRWGRKILNFLAAFTDTLKLPRQTLFQVFVLTCLHWGLRYSVLYLALKGLGADLQWAWSFLIQMLSLSAGQFSLLPGGAGAAELTSAALLAPMVGKSTAAAAILIWRAVTYYFYLLAGGPVFFMMVGRPLIKKLMKLRQA
- the purU gene encoding formyltetrahydrofolate deformylase, producing MRTFRLVIACPDRVGIVAKVSNFLASHNGWITEASHHSDNQSGWFFMRHEIRADSLPFGIEAFREAFAPIAEEFSMDWRITDTAQKKRVVLMASRESHCLADLLHRWHSDELDCDIACVISNHDDLRSMVEWHGIPYYHVPVNPQDKHPAFAEVSRLVKQHDAEVVVLARYMQILPPSLCSEYAHKVINIHHSFLPSFVGAKPYHQASMRGVKLIGATCHYVTEELDAGPIIEQDVVRVSHSDSIEDMVRFGRDVEKMVLARGLRYHLEDRVLVHGNKTVVF
- a CDS encoding DUF2334 domain-containing protein; the protein is MSMTAQSSLLLVLHDVAPQTWPDYQPFVEAVDALGQVPMTWLVVPDFHHANALDEHPGFRRMLDSRVERGDELVLHGYYHCDDGPPARHPKDWFMRRVYTHEGEFYGLSEEAALARLRAGIEIFQRYQWPLEGFVAPAWLMSEGTRQALRQLPLSYTSDTQHLYRLPEFTPIDAPGLVWSARSAWRRGLSKVISDRREQRWRQAPVIRLGLHPVDMRHGFSRDYWLRTLERLLEDGRVPMTKIDWLASLRQPVSSAA
- the mvaT gene encoding histone-like nucleoid-structuring protein MvaT, with translation MSLITEYNATKQAIEELQQRLADLSKDDKLQKELEFEGKLRTLMGEYSKSLRDIIALLDPESKSSKAPRGAVKTTGTKRARKVKQYKNPHNGEVIETKGGNHKTLKEWKAKWGGDVVEGWATLLG
- a CDS encoding RDD family protein encodes the protein MLETPALQRNAPLPAPLDTRYQVETPEGIDLPLRPAGLMPRALAFAIDLGIRGLALGLLFLILAFFGELGVGLGSILLFVISWWYMVLFEVLNQGRSPGKQIMGLRVVQDDGRPVDWSASLIRNLLRFVDMLPFGYAFGAITCLQHPAFKRLGDLAAGTLVVYREQAIKRPVLPSARPIRAPFVLGLSEQRAVLGFAERQAELSGARVTELATILATPLKVHPSGAVAELNGIARGLLGPT